The segment CACGTAAGTATTTAcgtacaattttatttttgtaattattaagtatttgtttttttctattttattttatacaaatataagagactcgttattttaaaaaaattttttagataagtattttgattgtttttataaaaaattttattgtatatggTACTTGCGGAAATGATGAAGACTTACTTGACGTCTTAGCTATGTTTACATCAAGTTCCttgtcaactttgaaaaaCTTATTACCTTGGtttcaaaaaaatctttacaatgatattttgaattttttaattgatgattgGTCTTACATCAATAATCACAATAATAAATCAcgtaaaataatgtttaaatacGCAAAAATAGGTAGAGCTGTTTTGATTATTCAACTATTGGGAGcgtattttacatttatccCATTAATTGGACGTTCTATCAGACAATCAAACGATGGacataataatgatacaataACAGCTAGAAAAGTTCCATTCATTCCGGAGTGTTGGATACCAGTGACAATGCCATTGAATCTCTATGTtggattttatattatattttgtattgcCTTATTTACTATGTGCACTTCATTTGTTGGTAGTGATGCTTTGTTCTTTACAATCGCATTGCATATTTGTGgacaatttcaaattttatataattctatggaaaatataaatggacataaaacttatcaacaacaacatcattctatgaaaaattttgtcataCGACATAATCAACTTCTTGTTATGTTAAAAAACTTTGAagaaatttgtaataaaattatattttttgcagtTTTGGGAAATGTATTTCTTAGCTGTACTActggtaaattattacaattgattatttaaataaatttttaacaagtcTAAATATGCacaaatatattgatatataaattatacccgtatatttatattacgcgagtaaaattataatgtgGTATACTTTAAAtgacaagttaaaaataaggcaaaaaaaaaaagacctgaTTTTTCGCATAGAATATACAAGTATAGGGGAAAGTGGGGAAAAATGGAacacccaaaaaaatattttgacttatattaatttttaatttttttttatttttctgttacCGCTATCTGATTTGAAAAACCGGAAAAAATTTGACGCAAATTTTGTGATTACTAAcgtttattaaatgtttagaACTTTTTCTTTCGTAAAAACGTACCATTCtacaaacaatttaaataaaaaaaaaaaaaaaaactttaaaaaatctttttgtttttttaatttataagtgAGAAAAACTGATCAGAAAATACTATTCTCATGGGATggacgattttttaaaacgaagagagagacaacattttttctctgttttttgtctttttcgcactcatagaaatattgtgtttctggaagtcatccgcaagaggtctctagtgatttttcaataattcttcataaaaatccattttttcatactttaattattaattgtaaaaaaactattctccaaacttcttttattttttttctatacgttttcttttgtctcattttataacccgatagtttttttttcatgatgacATATTGTCGATTGgagatattggtattttaatggatttttttttgacaaaaatcgcaTTCTCCAAAAAAGCcaatgttaaaagttgtcaactttaaaaattaataaaaaaaaaacgagcttccaaacaattaccaaaaaatcacataaaatgtattagtatttcaaaaatctactgtataaatttcatttctttttcatattcCGAAAAAAATCGTCCAAATCCCTTAAGTGTTCCATTTTGCTCCGCTTTCtcctatacatatatttatgtatacatacaatataatacaaaataattttatataaatatatagtatttaaaaaattaatataataatatacattaaactttttttttaggatttatATTGCTTCAGTCTTTTGACATATCTCAAGGACAAATAGAATGGAGTTTAATTGCtagaatatttcttttatttgtgcaattattttcatatagttATATCGGTGAAGAATTAACAAACAGAGCTGGAAATATACAATCAGTAATTTATAATAGCAACTGGGATGATTTGTcaccaaaaattattaaagatatGGCATTTATTATTGCACGTTCACAATATGAATTTCATTTGACAGCCGGTAAAATGCAAAATATGAGTATAGctaattttaaagatattgTTAAAgctatattttcatatttatcagTTCTTCGATTGATGTTTCAAAAGTAATATCATTTAACTTTAAACGTGAACCTCAtgcaaatagataatttttgaTTGCCCAAACTTGATTAATGATGTTTCTCTGTGTAATTAAACCATCTCGAAATCACAAtacattaaacaataaaaaatttataaaaatttctatatccTAATTTATTCTCCATGAGTATagtagttattaataaattttaaattaggtgagtaaatttataataattaataaaccaaTTTGCACGTGTACtttataaaaagataaaaaaaagcattaaaattttgaagtttttaaataaacaaatatcaaattttaacaTATTGCAATATAGGGGAAAGCGGGGCAAAATGGAacacccaaaaaaatattttgactcatattttttttcattttttcgtcaCTCTTCCGAAAAGCCGgaagaaaataaatgcaataaaaaaaaaattttttagaaaattttttgagcattttttttaagaacaaagaaaattattttttatatgtttttttttgttcgttgAGATTTAGAGAAAAatggtgataaattaatttaaaagcaatTGTTCGTAATTATAGATGaagagaaatataaaaaaaaattaatttttgtgattaatatCACATTTTACTAAacaacgataaataaatttatgataataatttttttttttaattgttaaaaattatttatgttttttttattaataagtgagaaaaactaatcggaaaatactattgtcatacatcgatttatattttttccttaagtgttccattttgccccgcttccccttatgtatatattttgtaaatttatttacgtaATATAAtgtgtctttattttttaatgataaatcatatACGCActcttataaaataaataataatatcaaataattttttttcaggattTATATTGCTTCAGTCATTTAATTTTcctcataaaaaaatagaatttggTTTGATGGTGAgaatgtttgttttatttttgcaattatttttatacagttATGTAggtgaaaatttaacaaatagagctaaaaatttacaatcgGTAATTTATAACTGTAACTGGCATGATTCATCAccgaaaattattaaagatatGTCATTTATTATCGCACGTTCACAATATGAATTTAACAGCaggaaaaactaaaaatatgaACATGTctaattttaaagatattgTTAAATCTATACTTTCGTATTTATATCGATTCTTCGTTtggtgtttgaaaaataatattttttaccttcTATTTTAATCTCATTTAATCAGATAATTCTTCTTGTTTTATCAACTtgattattaatgtttttatataattaaacttgttgaaaatcATCTTCAAATCACAAcacattgaataataaaaaataaaaaaataatttgagttTATAGtagttattgaaaatttttcaaattacagCAAATTTGTtatatgttataaataaataaatatatatgtaccataaaaaaattatcatttttctcCTCTGTTTACAATACACAATAGATATTTCAACTTTTCAAGTCTTTGGAGCCTTGAAAGTCTATCGTAACTTATATGTATACacagaatcaaaaaaaaatagttcgATATGTTTGCAACGACTATAGAGTAAGTacatatagtaaaaaatataaaatatattttttatatattttatttttttctatagatgtgaaataaataatataaatttttttcaatcaatacttatatattatgtatagaTACGTGGAACATGGAAAAAactttgtgctttttttttttcctggaaatttaataattcataataaaaaaatttattatgcacCACGTCTATAGAAGCTCACAGGCGACATGCactgatattaatattaaatgaagactaaagcaaaataaaatgtatattattttgcatTACTCTCATATCAATCGACGTGaacacataaaatatattttatatttaccgtggtgtcttataataaaaaaatggttcTACAAAATAATCCTAAATGGAATGAAAATACAGAATATGCTTTAGGActgcataaaaaattaattagttctTTAGGATGTTGGCcagaatattttgataaatcatcagaaataaaatcaaaaattttcactACAAcgcaggtaaaaaaaaatttacttatttttttaattattgctgtgattgtatcaacaaaaaaaatgtataaatttttaaaattaaatatttagattGCTGTtgtaatgatattaattaaaaattttatttcatatggTAAATGTGGAACTGATGAAGAATTAATTGAcggattaatattaataacactAAGTTCATTgtcaataatgaaaataatattgccaTGGTATTACAAAAATCTtcaaattaacattttaaattcagTAATTGATGATTGgttttttgttaatgatgataaatcacgtaaaataatgttaaaatacGCAAAAATTGGTAGAATTGTATTGATCATTCAATCAATTGGAACATATGGATCATTTATTCCATTGATGACACGTTATCCAtcagttattgaaataacaaatgaatataataatgatacagtATTTCTAAGAAATACTTTATTTGGTCCACGTTGTTGGATATCAATGACCATGTCATGGTATCTATATATTGGATATTATATTATACTAagtattgatatattaattttgggAACTTCTTTTGTTGGTAgccatgtttttttattttcaattgcaaTGCATCTATGTGGACAATTTGAAATTCTATCAAATagcatcaaaaatattaatgtcaatgaatattataaacaacgtttttttataaaaaattttgttaaacgaCATAATCATCTTcttgaagttttaaaaaaatttgaaaaagcttgtaatttattaatttttattgaagtttatgcaaatatatttctcaTCGTTATGAatggtaaatattaataatttttttttctatttttaatgattcataatgaaaaaaaacaaacgttaaaaatgtatatatatttttgattgttgtatagcttttattttttcaggatTTTTAATGTTACGATCATTAGATACGTTTGACAAGATTTTGACATTAAAAACGTTAGTAAGAatgtttcttttatatttacaaatatatttatacagttGGATAGGCGAATATTCATCATATTGGAGTAGTCATttacaattatcaatttataatcgTAATTGGTATGATTTAGaaccaaaaattattaaagatttgtcatttattatttcacgtTCACaatatgaatttcatttaacagctggaaaaattcaaaatatgaatatgtcgagttttaaaaatattattaaatctatattttcattgttatcaATTTTACGTTTGATGtttgataattaacaatttttttattgcatttaattcaacttgtattttgttgtatgacatttaaaataaacatactaAAATACtttcttaataattaattaattgtttttgtatttttatcttaatgtattattttcagattttagatttttgcatcatattttttttttttttgtaatgtacaatttataaaataatacaaaaataactggtaaaaatatatttgaggaGAGACTAAAACAAATTTCGCCTACTATttattttggtaaatttttggacaataatattataatagtaTACTGGCAAAATTGTAAGACTCCTAGACTGAGTGCGAAGAATTTTCAACCCCTGTGTGCTTCAGGGGTTGGCTGTTACGTTGATCGTAAAAATACCGTAAACTCAACAGCAAAAGGCCGACCAAAAAACTACAAAATtgcattgaaaattttttttttttttctaaaaaccagttgaatatttatatgaaaaaata is part of the Aphidius gifuensis isolate YNYX2018 linkage group LG1, ASM1490517v1, whole genome shotgun sequence genome and harbors:
- the LOC122859327 gene encoding putative odorant receptor 92a, with the protein product MFTSSSLSTLKNLLPWFQKNLYNDILNFLIDDWSYINNHNNKSRKIMFKYAKIGRAVLIIQLLGAYFTFIPLIGRSIRQSNDGHNNDTITARKVPFIPECWIPVTMPLNLYVGFYIIFCIALFTMCTSFVGSDALFFTIALHICGQFQILYNSMENIRHNQLLVMLKNFEEICNKIIFFAVLGNVFLSCTTGFILLQSFDISQGQIEWSLIARIFLLFVQLFSYSYIGEELTNRAGNIQSVIYNSNWDDLSPKIIKDMAFIIARSQYEFHLTAGKMQNMSIANFKDIVKAIFSYLSVLRLMFQK
- the LOC122860115 gene encoding uncharacterized protein LOC122860115, with the translated sequence MVLQNNPKWNENTEYALGLHKKLISSLGCWPEYFDKSSEIKSKIFTTTQIAVVMILIKNFISYGKCGTDEELIDGLILITLSSLSIMKIILPWYYKNLQINILNSVIDDWFFVNDDKSRKIMLKYAKIGRIVLIIQSIGTYGSFIPLMTRYPSVIEITNEYNNDTVFLRNTLFGPRCWISMTMSCWIGEYSSYWSSHLQLSIYNRNWYDLEPKIIKDLSFIISRSQYEFHLTAGKIQNMNMSSFKNIIKSIFSLLSILRLMFDN